GCCACCATTCCCTCCGTTTGTGTTTAAAAGTTCCGATGACTGTCCGACCTTCATTGTGAATTCTCGCAAAACACGCATAGCATTGGTGTTAATAGAcgagattgatatggagaaCGGATCGACTCGAGCATATCACCATCGTGCTTCCAACTCCTGTGGTCTTGCTCGCTTTGCCGCTTCTAACTCTTGTAGTGGTGTTGCTGGTGCAGGTGCTAGCACTGGCGCtactgctgccgctgccatCCCCTGAGGCATCACGGTCTGCCCGCCAGCTCCGGGCTGTTGTACGGGAAGGGGGGCTGCCGCAGCAGTGGAATTCAACAGCGCGTATCTCTTCCTCCGTTCAAAAAGAGCCCATCCCAATGCTGTGAGGAACAGCACGCCAAGTGGCACGCCCACGCCAGCTCCGATGGCGACGTCTcgattgttgttgttgccgGAATCCTTGGTGGTCAGGTTCGAGAGATATGCGCGCCCTGGGATGACCGTACCGCTTGCGAGTTTGAAAGGATCTCGATCATTGTCACAGACGGCAGCGCTTCCATTTGACACAATCGCGTTGCAGCAGTACGTGCTGTCGTCTCCGTTGGCGTGAAATGGTATAATTGCGCATCCAGCGTTTTGGTTATCCGATGCTGCATTATTGTCACAAGCACCATGGTTAGTCAATTTCTTCCACTAACTTTAATTATAACCAATGCTGGATAGGACTCACTGCTGATGCATACTTGCGGACAGCCAGCGCCCCAGTTTCGATCCGTACAGGCCGCCCGCGAAAACCCGTATGGTTGGCTACTCCCGGCCTCTATGCAGAGACCGTTAGCCATACAGATATGGTCGCTGGCACAACATGCGGTTTGTTCCTCGTCCGAACACGGCATATGACCCAAGGCCTTGTTTCCTCCGGGATAATAGCAGGTCCGATAATCGTCAGCACCCAGAACagctgaagaagagaagaggaagaacaaCACCAGCGACACCGACAACATTGTGAAGAGTGATTCacaaaagaaacagaaacGACGAACGACACAAGTCACAGGTGAGAAATTTGACCTGGACGTGAGGCGCATTCCGCTAATTCGTATTTACCCCGTCTattccgtactccgtatcgGCGCCGGAAAATCGTGATAAACACGATGTTGCACAGGCCAAGAATGATCAGCGTTTGTCATGATTGGGCGTCACGATTTTTAGCGCCAAAACTGCAGATTTTGAATCCGTTCATTCGCCGCGGATCCATCCGAGTAAGCAGAAGTGGCCCCTGATTCATGCCACATTAGGAAGGTTGACGGGATAACGTGCTTCGGCTGGGACAGGGTCTCATGGGAAAAGTATCAGTCGATTGGGATGATTATGGATGATCAGGCACTTTTTCAGAAAGTCTCCGTTTCTTAGGCATGCAATTGAGATCCTTCGGAGATTCTCGGTGTTCTGTCTATGCAGAGACTCTGGCCGTTGCCCGTGGGTTGACTGCAAGTCTCCGGAGTATTAATTTAAATTGTTCTGTCCACCTGAAATTTTCGCCAACATTCCCTTCATGCCGGGACGCATTCCAATGCAGGATATTGTCGCAGTTCAACCCGGTTACTGTACACACTCCGTGCCCATATGCTGATTCAAGAATTTGGCGGGAAAATTTTCGGAGCATCCGGTTCACCATGACCGAAGATAGAGATTGTACTTGCAGTGATCGAAGCATGTTTCTCAACAATTCCCCCAATACCTCATTTCAAGACCTATACCCAACAGTGCAATGGACCGCGTTGTTTTTCTGCACTAGTATTCGGCCGTCATTGCTGTAACCATGAGCCTTCCGATGCGAGTCATCAATGGCGACAAATGGTTCGTAGGGCTTAGTGAAACCAAAATAGGAAGGTCTCATTACAATCGTCAATTTGACGTCATCTATACAGGTCGTTATTGTACATTACTTCAATTTCAATTCAAAACAACAATTATAACTACAATATTACAGATAGCGTAACTCGTCAGGAAAAGTCCAATCAACTGGTGTAACCCATCACATCCTTCAGTTTGTCCCAGCCCGGCAGCGTCTCTGGATGCCCAGGCTTATGGGCCATGAAACTGCGATCCTCGCTGGGGTTTTTAGTTGCCTCAAACCCCTCATCACTCTCTCTCGCGGCGCCCTTCGTGTTGGACAATGTGGTGAATTGGCCGGTGGTCTATTGGCGAATTAGCAAGGTTCGTAACCCGCCACACCGCTACGGTAACCAGGCCTCGTAAGGGGGAATGCGTACAGGACCGCTGCCTTTAGGATAACCAGAATCACCCAGACCAGAGCCACTGCCGGTGTTGGTGGCTGGTGTTTCTTGGGTGCCAACACCACCACGAGGAGCGCTGTTTCGGGCAGGAGCCATGGTGTATGTGTTTCGATATTGATGCAAATGATAGATTCAGGCAATGGCTTGTAAAAATAGTGCTAAGATGGGACTTGGGATATCTTATGAATAGTCAGAGGATATTTATATGGGTTGGCTATGTAGACGTGGAACCGGATTCATGTGGCGAATATCTGGTTGAGGACCATGGATAATTAGTATCACTATTATGTATGGCTACAAGAGACGCAAATACGAATAAACAGAAGAGAACATTATATAAAACATTAGCTCAATTTCCAATTCCGGACATGATTCTATATTTGGCTCGCTATACCCCAATGTCAACCATAATACGTCATACTGATGAACGGATATCCTGCGCATCCTGGTTGACAAGAAGCTCAAAACAAGTATACAGTTTCACAGACAGTTTACTGCAATTGCACGTCACGAGTACATGTAGAAACGTATATAGCTGGCTTCGTGGTTTACATCGTCCGCTAGATTCAACTAAATATTTCTCATCGGTAACGAGATACATCAGAATGTCTGCCGAACAGAACAATCAGCGATTCCAGCTCGAAAATGTCTTCAATGTCAAGGGCCGAATCGCCCTCGTAACTGGCGGCGGCTCTGGAATCGGCCTAATGGCCACCCAGGCCCTGGCCGTCAACGGTGCCAAAGTCTACATCACCGGCCGGACAGGCGAGAAGCTCGACCGCGTGACTGAATTGTACGGCAAGAACATTCCGGGACAAATCATTCCCCTTACCTCCGACGTCACTTCCAAGGATTCGATCGCGCAACTGGTGAAAGAGATCGAGTCCAAGGAAAAAGCGCTGCACATTTTGATCAACAACGCCGGCATTTCCTCCAATCCCGGCAACACCGATGCCGAGGATCCCAAACAGCTCCAGCAAGAACTCTTCCAAGATTCGATCAGCACCTTCGCTGAATGGGAGAGCGTCTACCGGACCAACGTCACCCAGGCCTTCTTCACCACTGCTGCCTTCTTGCCTTTGTTGCAGAAGGGCACAgaccttgaccacggctggTCTAGCACcgtcatcaacatcacctCCATCTCCGGTATTGTCAAGACCTCGCAGCACCACTTTGCCTACAACGCCAGCAAGGCTGCCGCCATTCATTTGAGCACGATGCTGGCGCACGAGATCGCTTCGTCTGGCTTGAAGATCCGGGTGAACAACATCGCACCGGGCGTGTTCCCGTCCGAGATGACGGCGAAGAGCAGCGATG
The sequence above is a segment of the Aspergillus chevalieri M1 DNA, chromosome 6, nearly complete sequence genome. Coding sequences within it:
- a CDS encoding uncharacterized protein (COG:S;~EggNog:ENOG410PY0R;~SECRETED:SignalP(1-19);~TransMembrane:1 (n2-12c19/20o166-189i)), with amino-acid sequence MLSVSLVLFFLFSSSAVLGADDYRTCYYPGGNKALGHMPCSDEEQTACCASDHICMANGLCIEAGSSQPYGFSRAACTDRNWGAGCPQVCISTSDNQNAGCAIIPFHANGDDSTYCCNAIVSNGSAAVCDNDRDPFKLASGTVIPGRAYLSNLTTKDSGNNNNRDVAIGAGVGVPLGVLFLTALGWALFERRKRYALLNSTAAAAPLPVQQPGAGGQTVMPQGMAAAAVAPVLAPAPATPLQELEAAKRARPQELEARW
- a CDS encoding SDR family NAD(P)-dependent oxidoreductase (COG:Q;~EggNog:ENOG410PI0J;~InterPro:IPR036291,IPR002347,IPR020904;~PFAM:PF00106,PF13561;~go_function: GO:0016491 - oxidoreductase activity [Evidence IEA];~go_process: GO:0055114 - oxidation-reduction process [Evidence IEA]); translation: MSAEQNNQRFQLENVFNVKGRIALVTGGGSGIGLMATQALAVNGAKVYITGRTGEKLDRVTELYGKNIPGQIIPLTSDVTSKDSIAQLVKEIESKEKALHILINNAGISSNPGNTDAEDPKQLQQELFQDSISTFAEWESVYRTNVTQAFFTTAAFLPLLQKGTDLDHGWSSTVINITSISGIVKTSQHHFAYNASKAAAIHLSTMLAHEIASSGLKIRVNNIAPGVFPSEMTAKSSDENQKSALPKEKYEQKVPANRPGKDEDMAGAVLFVAANQYLNGQTVVVDGGYVLAAGTV